A segment of the Candidatus Jettenia caeni genome:
AGCAAGAATAATCCCCGATGCCGCAATAGATGCATACAGAATACGGGACTTAAACGTGCCCATCAGGATAAGAAACTCTCCTACAAAACCGTTTAATCCGGGTAATCCAATAGAGGACAGGGTAACAACCAGGAAGAAAATAGCAAAGATGGGGATCTGTTTCGTCAGACCTCCAAAATCGGCAATCATTCGTGTGTGCCTTCTCTCGTAGAGCATCCCAACTACAAGAAAAAGCGCCCCTGTACTGAGACCGTGGTTAATCATTTGAGTAATGCTGCCCTCAATACCCTGGATATTAAAGGCAAAGATTCCGAGCATAACAAAACCTAAATGGCTTACACTGGAGTAAGCAACGAGTTTTTTCAGATCATCTTGAACCATAGAAACCAAGGCACCGTAGATAATGCCAACAATAGCCATCCATGATATCACCGGAATAAAGGCATGGCTTACCTCAGGGAATAAAGGTAAACAGAACCGTATAAAACCATATGTTCCCATTTTTAAGAGAACACCTGCCAGGATTACACTTCCTGCCGTGGGCGCCTCCACATGAGCATCCGGTAACCATGTATGAAATGGAAACATGGGAACCTTAATGGCAAAAGCAAAGGCGAAAGCTATGAATAGCCAGAATTGGACGGCAAAGGAAATATCGAGTTTATATAATTCTAACAGATTAAAGGTATATTCTCCCGTTGCCCGGTAATTTAAAAAATAAAGGGCAATGATAGCCAGGAACATAAATACACTACCTGCCGTTGTGTAAATAAAGAACTTTACCGCAGCATAGATCCTCCTGGAACCTCCCCAGATGCCAATGAGAAGATACATCGGAATCAGCATGAGTTCCCAGAATACAAAGAATAAAAATAGATCCAATGAGATAAACACGCCTACCATAGCTGTCTCAAGGATCAGCATAGAAATCATGTATTCCTTTACATTCTTGGTAATATGCCATGAAGCAAGAATGGAAATTGGCGTAAGAAAAGTTGTCAAGAGTATCAGAAAGAGGCTAATTCCATCTACTCCAACGTGATATTTGATTCCAAAGGAAGGTATCCACCGTAGTTTCTCAACAAACTGCATTTCATAGGTACGCGCATCGAAGTTAAAGTAGAGGGGAAGGGAAATCAAAAAAACTATTATCGCAACAAGCAGCGCTGTAAATCTGATAAGCTCCCGATTCTTTGAATCAATCGAAATGATAAAAAACACTCCTATAATCGGAAGAAAAGTGATTAATGAAAGAATCGGTACGGACATCCCATCGCTCCAGAATTACAATTTTTGTAAAAAAAGAATACTATGCTACTTACCTAATGCAGTAAGTACAATAACGAAGATACAGCCAAGCACAATGTAAAAGGCATAATTGCGCACATATCCTGTTTGTAAGAAACGCAGGATATCACCAAACCGTCCGATAAGGCGAGCAACACCATTTACAGAACCATCAATTATTTGAGCATCTACACGCTTCCATAACATAACCGAAA
Coding sequences within it:
- a CDS encoding NADH dehydrogenase I subunit M, coding for MSVPILSLITFLPIIGVFFIISIDSKNRELIRFTALLVAIIVFLISLPLYFNFDARTYEMQFVEKLRWIPSFGIKYHVGVDGISLFLILLTTFLTPISILASWHITKNVKEYMISMLILETAMVGVFISLDLFLFFVFWELMLIPMYLLIGIWGGSRRIYAAVKFFIYTTAGSVFMFLAIIALYFLNYRATGEYTFNLLELYKLDISFAVQFWLFIAFAFAFAIKVPMFPFHTWLPDAHVEAPTAGSVILAGVLLKMGTYGFIRFCLPLFPEVSHAFIPVISWMAIVGIIYGALVSMVQDDLKKLVAYSSVSHLGFVMLGIFAFNIQGIEGSITQMINHGLSTGALFLVVGMLYERRHTRMIADFGGLTKQIPIFAIFFLVVTLSSIGLPGLNGFVGEFLILMGTFKSRILYASIAASGIILAAVYMLWMFQRVMFHEITHEENKTLKDMNKREFAILLPIVFLIFWIGIYPNSFLRKMDASINHLLKQVGEKANVVSNTQRQKRVEQLQQTIVPKIDIISETKTEW